The segment accggccggttggaccgggaactgggagagggagcggttcaactatcaccggttttatattgatttctgaaccggattgaaccggccggtttttaaaaaaaaacggttGAACCGatcaaaataaaccggttaaaccgaataaaaacacatgaaaaagaaccatttacataataaactttagtgattttttttcaaatctatttacttctttctaaataaaaacatatggtaaatgttaaaaattcttttgatgtgtttgtattcatcaaaaactatattttgtttcgatattatactttatttttattttttttgacgtatatggattgatgtaaaacactaaaacttatggttatgtattattttaatatatttggattcatctacaacttatttttatgtatatttttaatgtttgaactttaaacatcaaattcataatttctatatgtatgtatgtgtaggaaaatagaaaaaaacatgaaaaatataaaaaccgGTTCACCTggcggtcgaaccggttgaaccgggaaccggtcaccataccggttcaactaaaaaaccggtttttaaaacattgcttttTATTTACAATTTCCATCTTCACTATTAAGGAAATCTAAAAATGAGGAAATTTGTTTTCAAGGATAGGTTTAGTTAGCATGTCGTCCGAGTTTTCCTTCCTCCCAACTACTAATTGTTTCAATTTGACCTGACTCTCGATACAAATAAATTGATATCGGGCGTTGATGTGTTTGGTTCGACCATAGAACACATGTCCTTAGTCAAGCATTTAACACACATGCTATCACGACAAACCAAACTTGATCCCAATTAATCCCAAGATCACTAATCAACCCCTTTAACCAAATCGCCACCTTTAGCGCTTCCGTCATTGAATGTTGAAGAGTTGTCCTCCAACTCACATATGAATTTCCTCATAAACACATAACCTCTAAGTGACCTTCTGGCTTCTAGCATCTAAATCCCCAACATAAAGTGAACTTGAATATCCGGTAACCAAACACTCTCGATAATCTCCATAAATAAGACTCACACtacaaataaaatgacatttagtgGCATAGAAAAAGTGTCACTTAAAACCAAAAACTTGCCACTAAAAGCCTCCTTGGAACaaaaataatgttactataagTCTTTGGTGACACTTTTTGATTGTGTCGCAACAAACTTTTTGGTTTCGAGTGGCACGTTTTTATATGTCACTATATCACTTTTTGATTTTAGTGTTATTTTTTATGCTACGTTATAATTTCCTAAAAGAAATAACATTTTATGGCATATATTTTACTACAAAAacattatattaaaaaattagGTGCTagcttttttttaataaatggaAGAAAAAAATACAATgtcattacttgaattataatttaacatttctaacaacaatattcttaatattaaaacaaaatttcttcaaaaattaatAAGTTAAGAAGTTCAAAACCAGATCCTCATATCCATAAAAAGAACTCTCCCAGATAGGAACATATAGCATTTTTATATGTGGAACTCCTGCATTATATTCTCCAAATACATAGTATTgtttcacatatgattatatgttatatgtccaACAtgctccaaaaaaaaaaaaaaaaaaaaaaaaaaaaaaaaaaaactacacagATCCATAGAAAATCTCATTGAAATGAACCTGAATTTGGCCAGAAAGAGCAAGCCCCAACAATGTACGAATCTTCAATAATTTCATCAAGACCGTTCGTCTCCCATTACACTTTCCGTTATGAAATGTCTTCGGAGCAATGTCAACAGCCTCCCTTGACAATTTCTACATGGACTTATAGATTGTTATTATCAAATTAATCCAAGAAAAAATCAGCTGTCATACTCTTGTTTTCCTTAAATCAGCTAGTAAGAATTACCTTGGAGCATCTACACATAGCTTTGAGAACAACGATGTACGAGATTTCAGCGAGCCTGGGTAGGTATTGAAGTTGTGGTTTTAAGAAGATTTAGGCACCTATAATAGCAATCTGAGGAGACTCTTGAGCCATGTTTGACAATGATTCTTGTTGATACTAGCTTTTCACTCCTTCCATGTGTTAAGACTTCAGATATTGAAGAATAATTTTGATTCTTGATGTAGGAAAGGCCAACCTTTCTAAACCCTATAATGCTCAGGAAGCTTAAAGATGTAGGAGAACAGATGCCGAGAGTTGAATACAAACTTGCAAAACGAAACCATGGAAGAAATCACCTCTACAGCTGTGCTGATACTCATAGTTGTCCACGTGGCATAATCACATGGCTAGCAATAAAAAATATACAAGTATTCGATTATTTGGCATGTAGAAAGATCAAAAAGTAATTCTTATTTATCTAGGAATCTAGGATAGGCATGAAGGCATGTCGGTGAAGAGAAACTTTATCAGAAATATCTTATTTGGCATAAAGGTTGGATTATCATATGGTATTCTTTTTATATGGGGTGTTTGAAGCTTTGAAAATGATCATTAATGTCATGAATCAATATTaaatattttgattcaaatatcctaagtaaaatacaatttatttagctTTCTTTAGTTTTGGTATTGTATTTAGTACTAacctaaataattaaaaatttgcCAAACTAGCAATCAATTATTACCTTTAAAGTACACATTCAAATACCACCTTATGCTATATATAAACGTAAATCCTTTATCATATTTaccccaaaaaaaaaaagatatatttataaaatcataaatcaaTTATATGACAGAGAAAAAAGAACAATATACATTAATTAGCATTTAACAATCCTTAACTAAACCAACGTTTGACCAAATGGTATGGTGGAATGCCTTCCCTACATTATATTGAGGGTTCAAGACCCATCTGAGACATAGATATAGAATTAAGAGTAAATTAATGTAGTGTAGCCGGGCTTTTAGAGACCACGCCTTAAAACATTGCTTATTAAGCCAGATCTCAGACTAGATCCATTCATGCACCTCACTCCAAACATGAGCTTTTAAAGTATACAGAAAAAAGTGTGTTAtgtgaaataataaaaattatacaaCACAATCAACAAATGTATATGGTATGCAAATTTCCGGAAATAcataatgaaagaatcaaacaCCATGCATGAGCACAGCCAAAATAGCCATACCAATTCCCCAAAGAAATTTTATTGTATATTCAACAATATAAAATTTTCCCATTAGTTGATCATGTTCACGTTTTCATGCGTGGTTTTTTGGTTTAACCTCTTGGAATTGTTCGGTTTTAAGAAGTTGCCTCCTATTGCTCAACATTATCTAATGCAAATTAACAAAGACAGTTCATAAAAGAATTAAACCTGAGTTTAACTAACGACCTTGTTAACACATATCCTCAAGATCTTCCTTCATGCATTGAAGCTCATCAATGTAACAGAGTAATTTTCCCATTGGAAACCCTTCTCATTCATTATGCCGTATAAATACAAAATTAGACAGAATGGGCCTTTGGCCATACAATACATGTGGACTATACTAATACAAAATACAATACGAGAAAGATCCACTAACAGCCCCCCGCAGTTTGAACGGGAGGAGAAGAACGGACATTCAAACTGGACCGAAAATCTAAAATAGAGCCAATGGAAGactctttgtaaaaatatcagcatattGAGAAGAAGATGGCACATGAAGGACGCGAACTTGACCTATAGCAACCTTGTCTCGGACAAAGTGGAGATCTATCTCAATATGCTTCGTCCGCTGATGCTAAACCGGATTAGATGACATATAAACAGCACTTACATTATCACAATACACAATAGTAGCTTTATGCGGAGAATAAGTAgctcaagaagaagaagattacgAATCCAACACGTTTCCACAGCCGCATTGGCAACCCGTCGGTATTCGGCTTCGGCACTAGAGCGTGAAATAGTGGATTGATGCTTTGAGGACCAGGAGAGCAAATTATGCCCTAAAAAGACACAATAACCAGATGTGGAACGGCTAGTGACTGGACAACCGGCCCAATCCGCATCAGAGTAAACGTAAATATCATGATTCGAAAAACTATAAAGTTGAAGACCGTGATGAAGAGTACCACGAACATATCGAAGTATCCGTTTTAAAGAGGAAAAATGTGGCTCTCTAGGATCATGCATGTAGAGACAGACTTGTTGGACCGCATAGGTGAGATCTGGTCTTGTGAAGGTCAAGTACTGCAAGGCACCCACAAGGCTACGATATAGAGTAGGATCAGCTACAGGACCAGTATCATCAAATTTGGCAGATAGATCAACGGTGTTGAGGCTGGTTTGTAGTTGAGCATGGAGGCACATGCAAGAATCTCATTGGCATACTTTTGTTGTGGGAGAAAAAGACCATCAGCAGAGCGTGTAGCAGAGATACccaaaaaataatgtaaatcaccAAGATCGGTCATAGCAAATTCAGAGCCAAGAATAGAGATAATATCGGACAAAAGCTGAGTTGAAGACCCCGTGagaacaatatcatcaacatacaagGGCAAATAAGCAACATGCGGTCCCTGTCTGTAGATAAACAATGAAGAATCACACCTACTGTTAGTAAAACCAATATTAGTAATAAACGTAGTAAATCGCTGAAACCACACCCGAGGGGCCTGTTGAAGACCATATAAAGATCGATGAAGAAGACACACGTGGTTGGGTTTGGATGGGTCTCGAAAACCAGGAGGTTGATTCATATAAACAGTTTCATGCAAACTCCCGTGAAGAAAGGCGTTTTAACATCAAGCTGACGAATAGGCCACTTATGAATAACCGCAATGCTGAGAACAGTACGAATCGATGTCGGTTTAACAATTGGACTAAAAGTCTCATCACAATCAATTCCAGGCCGCTGAGCATGTCCATTAGCAACTAGACGAGCTTTATATCGAGACAAAGAGCCATCCGCATTAAGCTTCTTTTTAAATAGCCAAATACAATTAATCACATTAGCATTAGCGGGCTTAGGAACAAGGACCGATGTTTTGTTCAAAATAAGTGCAGaaaattcttcttgcattgcctTAAGCCAGTGTGGATCCTAAAATGCTTGTAAGTAAGACCGAGGTATTGGTGAAGAATCCACGTGAAGATTGAGACGTTGAACCGGTTTAGTAATACCTCGTTGTTTGCAAGTGACCATAGGATGAGATGACGTAGACGGAGGACGAACACGAGAAGGACGAGAAGAAGCACGAGAGGTCGGAGTAGAATTAAATTTGAAAATGGGTGCCTCCACACTAGGTGCGTTGACACCAGGCTGATCCACAGTAGGTGGAGAAGCATGAGGCGTGTCACGAATGACTGTGGGCTCATCAGAACTGGATTGGCCCAAATCATAAACAGGGGCGGAAGAGGGAACGTGAGGAAAGGAAGTCGAGGGAGATGAGGCCGAGGTAGGTTGGGCCGAGGAAGGTGAGGCGAGTGAAGAATAACTCGATGTGAGTTGTTCTTCGGAGATGGGCTCACGAGTGTCAAGGTTATCGAAAAGAGAAGTTGGTGATGTGGTACTGAAGTTAGACGGGACATCAAATTGTTCAAGGAAGGAATATGAGGGCGCTTGATCGGGTGTCATGGAGCCATAGGGAAATGTCGTCTCATCAAAAATCACGTGACGAGATATAATAATTT is part of the Lactuca sativa cultivar Salinas chromosome 7, Lsat_Salinas_v11, whole genome shotgun sequence genome and harbors:
- the LOC111880772 gene encoding uncharacterized protein LOC111880772 gives rise to the protein MTPDQAPSYSFLEQFDVPSNFSTTSPTSLFDNLDTREPISEEQLTSSYSSLASPSSAQPTSASSPSTSFPHVPSSAPVYDLGQSSSDEPTVIRDTPHASPPTVDQPGVNAPSVEAPIFKFNSTPTSRASSRPSRVRPPSTSSHPMVTCKQRGITKPVQRLNLHVDSSPIPRSYLQAF